In one Modestobacter sp. L9-4 genomic region, the following are encoded:
- a CDS encoding alpha/beta hydrolase fold domain-containing protein produces MSLLMRALEVAMRLAFKPRMATVARARKRLAAPKASTEPPARLRKQRDVRSRQLNGFEVHTVLPRGRTPQRAVLYVHGGSYVSGIAPQHWALIGALADAGLRVEVPHYGLAPQHTHRDAYPFVTEVYRQLLDDADGVTIAGDSAGGGLALGLAQTLPDAGLPQPERIVLLSPWLDLTLSHSGLPAVEAHDPWLSSVGLRVAGEAWAGGDDPTQPRLSPGNGQLAGLAPIDVYVGTHEIGLPDGRLLIERARAAGVLGHAEVCEGAVHVYPLTPTPEGRAATRRIVQRIAG; encoded by the coding sequence GTGAGCCTGCTGATGCGTGCGCTCGAGGTCGCCATGCGGCTGGCCTTCAAGCCGCGGATGGCCACGGTGGCCCGAGCCCGGAAGCGGCTCGCCGCCCCGAAGGCGAGCACCGAGCCGCCGGCCCGCTTGCGGAAGCAGCGCGACGTCCGTAGCCGGCAGCTGAACGGCTTCGAGGTGCACACCGTGCTGCCGCGCGGCCGGACGCCGCAGCGCGCCGTCCTCTACGTGCACGGCGGCTCGTACGTCAGCGGCATCGCCCCGCAGCACTGGGCGCTGATCGGCGCGCTCGCCGATGCCGGCCTGCGGGTCGAGGTGCCGCACTACGGGCTCGCCCCGCAGCACACCCACCGGGACGCCTATCCGTTCGTCACCGAGGTCTACCGCCAACTGCTGGACGACGCGGACGGCGTGACGATCGCCGGTGACTCCGCCGGTGGGGGGCTCGCGCTCGGCCTGGCGCAGACGCTGCCCGACGCCGGCCTGCCGCAGCCCGAGCGCATCGTGCTGCTATCCCCGTGGCTGGACCTGACGCTGAGCCACTCCGGCCTCCCGGCCGTCGAGGCGCACGACCCGTGGCTGTCCAGCGTGGGGCTGCGGGTGGCGGGGGAGGCGTGGGCCGGTGGTGACGACCCGACGCAGCCGCGGCTCAGCCCGGGCAACGGACAGCTCGCCGGGCTCGCACCGATCGACGTCTACGTCGGCACGCACGAGATCGGCCTGCCCGACGGCCGGCTGCTCATCGAGCGGGCTCGGGCCGCCGGCGTCCTCGGGCACGCGGAGGTGTGCGAGGGCGCCGTCCACGTCTACCCGCTGACCCCGACGCCGGAGGGCCGCGCGGCGACGCGGCGGATCGTGCAGCGCATCGCCGGCTGA
- a CDS encoding very short patch repair endonuclease yields MSRQARADTAPEMALRRMLHGRGKRYRVSWPVPGLRRRTIDIAFTRSRVAVNVHGCFWHGCPEHGTWPVANAVWWKQKIDQNKVRDAQTRRHLEDLGWTVLEIWEHEPPDVALGRVLEALQGVRGTSSRATCRVGAGDEFTTD; encoded by the coding sequence ATGAGTCGTCAGGCACGTGCGGACACCGCACCCGAGATGGCGCTCAGACGGATGCTGCATGGTCGGGGCAAGCGCTATCGCGTCTCCTGGCCTGTCCCGGGACTCAGGCGGAGGACGATCGACATCGCCTTCACGCGGTCCCGAGTGGCCGTCAACGTGCACGGCTGCTTCTGGCACGGCTGCCCGGAACACGGAACTTGGCCGGTAGCCAACGCCGTTTGGTGGAAGCAGAAGATCGATCAGAACAAGGTTCGCGACGCGCAGACGCGGCGGCACCTCGAGGACCTGGGATGGACTGTCCTGGAGATCTGGGAGCACGAGCCCCCCGACGTGGCCCTCGGTCGGGTCCTCGAGGCGCTTCAAGGGGTGCGTGGAACTTCATCACGCGCCACCTGCCGGGTCGGCGCTGGTGATGAGTTCACGACTGACTAG
- a CDS encoding VOC family protein: MKLELVPIPVTDVDRAKAFYVDRLGFTADVDVQPADGVRVVQLTPPGSACSIGFGTGLPVYAAEPGSVRGLHLVVADIDAARAELVGRGVDVGEVTDVGGGVRYAGFADPDGNGWTLQEMPWRTGDAF; the protein is encoded by the coding sequence ATGAAGCTCGAGCTCGTGCCAATCCCTGTCACCGACGTCGACCGCGCCAAGGCGTTTTACGTCGACCGGCTCGGCTTTACGGCCGACGTCGACGTGCAGCCGGCCGACGGCGTCCGCGTCGTCCAGCTGACCCCGCCCGGGTCGGCCTGCTCGATCGGCTTCGGCACCGGCTTGCCGGTCTACGCGGCCGAGCCTGGGTCGGTCCGCGGGCTGCACCTGGTCGTCGCCGACATCGACGCGGCCCGTGCCGAGCTGGTCGGCCGCGGGGTCGACGTCGGTGAGGTCACCGACGTCGGCGGGGGAGTGCGCTACGCCGGGTTCGCCGACCCCGACGGCAACGGCTGGACCCTGCAGGAGATGCCCTGGCGCACCGGCGACGCCTTCTGA
- a CDS encoding DEAD/DEAH box helicase, which translates to MTDPTRWKQPDASLNRWLTTHRENALQSYRANPLLVSEHGRQEDSFRTGGYANRQVLELIQNAADAQQRSGRRGRIELRLTSDALYCANDGEPFTQRGLEAVCQAYMSDKRADEIGRFGLGFKSVLAVTDRPAVFSTSVSFGFDAGTSARALRSIQPNASLYPVLRLPVPLDVQAEFAADEVLAELAEWAVTVIRLPLASIPDRLFTDLYKFPHEFLLFAPSVERLRIEVSGQHGSASIEHACVAHDDNRMTLVSEDGQEADWLVWHRQHHPSELALAELGEALRRDEVRVSYAVPLDDASSLGRFWAYFPLQDVTSARGIHNAPWRINDDRTNLLDGLFNEELLDVLADMIVAGLSSLTDPDDPARHFDYLPARGREAPNGADKYLADVVPPRARVTACIPDAIGTLQRPNRLFYPAADLRLDLQTFGLWDAAPQRPTDAPHWTCYKTPTRRARLRSLIRVDDSKTSDRELGAAEWVERIAGDGRDDKVDAALKTVFSVSDDAVRRDMLTARILPDTTGVLHRLNATSTLYLRGNLLSSAAGLALLRPSLLALGKVAERLEAIGFKDVEPQEELRKLATAAARKWSATEWTAFWGLVEEVTVTEAEKILVDHVAAGAPLKVRSAGGRWQDVGTVVVPGLVEPMDSSLALDVEFHEFHLSLLKSLGTAVRPVVSRANSQDMTLLEYLRIQRSAALDGLPPRGRPEASALHFQEPAALGPLHVLRRFGDTGDVASQVVWTTELLEAQAPSRWHLGHINPRVFEPRSVLAPHLWAAERYGLLESSWGPRPPAGCLSHELTRYASLLPVATRSSSSQVRTISSLNEVPLDLWREFLGRTSQSDDAWLLGDLLVEACRRLPTEESPVALPHVGGDLRLVPTRELLLARTEEEQRALSARGLPHVGMRSDEAETLLTGRWGCTVASTVLRVEIATETPGEPIVLLDRFRGLRALAGGQLDGVELIECSDLARQVTGPDGLHSQAADFARRGKTVFYVSTVHDDELLGRLSDEFGLDLTATVIQRVLDDAQDEQVNGRMAACRAAITPSRKLLALLPGPVLESLLPSGLLVTVRRIGEDTGPEQVAELLLHVHGYNVLSELRHVLESAGYPVPDRWAGSSPAVAFVRRLGFPSEYAGIRGASLDPDLTVFGPPRLDPLHGYQAELADQIRDLVSATASPDRAMLFLPTGAGKTRVTVEALTKAFIEDGFQGPLLWIAQTEELCEQAVQTWSLVWREFGDRPLRVCRLWSTNEVARSDEALTVVVATDAKLDKLNRDEYDWLRQSAAVVIDEAHTATGAGITETLAWLGIEQGKTARPLLGLTATPFKGTGTEANKRLAVRFGKRQLDVLGDDPYGELQRLGVLAEIEHEVLDGVSITLKSGEAKQVETFGAIPQAVLERVGQDEERTRRLLDHITGLPDDWPVLVFTASVLSSQTLAALLRVRGIEAASVSGTTRMYDRRRSIDAFRKGDIKVLTNCNVLTQGFDAPAVRALYIARPTFSPNAYIQMVGRGLRGPANGGKEKCRIVNVADTFDQFGDKLAYKEFDYLWRKQGGRLR; encoded by the coding sequence GTGACGGACCCCACACGGTGGAAGCAGCCCGACGCCTCACTGAACAGGTGGCTGACGACTCACCGCGAGAACGCCCTGCAGTCGTACCGCGCCAACCCTCTCCTGGTCTCGGAGCACGGACGACAAGAAGACAGCTTCCGGACAGGGGGCTACGCGAATCGGCAGGTCCTCGAACTGATCCAAAATGCTGCGGACGCTCAGCAACGCAGCGGCCGACGCGGTCGGATCGAGCTTCGTCTGACTTCCGACGCGCTCTACTGCGCGAACGACGGGGAACCCTTCACACAACGTGGACTCGAGGCAGTGTGTCAGGCGTACATGAGCGACAAGCGCGCCGACGAGATCGGCCGTTTCGGACTCGGCTTCAAGTCGGTCCTGGCGGTGACCGACAGACCCGCTGTGTTTAGCACGTCGGTGAGCTTTGGCTTCGACGCGGGCACGTCCGCGCGGGCCCTGCGATCAATCCAGCCCAACGCCTCCCTCTATCCGGTGTTACGCCTGCCCGTGCCGCTGGACGTCCAAGCCGAGTTCGCCGCCGATGAGGTGTTGGCTGAGCTCGCCGAGTGGGCAGTCACGGTGATCCGACTTCCTCTCGCGTCAATTCCTGACCGACTGTTCACGGATCTGTACAAGTTCCCTCACGAGTTCCTGCTCTTCGCACCGAGTGTCGAACGGCTCCGCATCGAGGTCAGTGGCCAGCACGGCAGCGCCTCGATCGAACATGCCTGCGTCGCACACGACGACAACCGCATGACACTCGTCAGTGAGGACGGGCAAGAAGCCGACTGGCTCGTCTGGCATCGACAACATCACCCGAGCGAGCTCGCGCTCGCTGAGTTGGGGGAAGCTCTGCGGCGAGACGAGGTGCGGGTCTCATACGCAGTACCACTCGACGACGCATCCTCACTGGGCCGGTTCTGGGCCTACTTCCCGCTGCAGGACGTGACATCCGCCCGAGGCATCCACAACGCGCCCTGGCGTATCAACGACGACCGCACGAACTTGCTGGACGGACTGTTCAACGAGGAACTGCTCGATGTCCTCGCAGACATGATCGTGGCTGGGCTGTCCTCACTCACCGATCCCGACGACCCCGCCCGCCACTTCGACTACCTGCCCGCTCGTGGTCGCGAAGCGCCGAACGGGGCCGACAAGTACCTCGCGGACGTGGTGCCACCCAGGGCGCGAGTGACGGCATGCATCCCGGACGCGATCGGGACCCTGCAACGACCGAACAGACTCTTCTACCCGGCCGCCGACCTGCGCCTCGACCTCCAGACCTTCGGCCTGTGGGATGCAGCGCCCCAGCGCCCTACCGATGCACCGCACTGGACCTGCTACAAGACGCCGACTCGGCGAGCTCGGCTGAGGAGTCTCATCCGGGTGGACGACTCGAAGACGTCCGATCGAGAGCTCGGTGCCGCCGAGTGGGTCGAACGCATTGCCGGCGATGGTCGAGACGACAAGGTCGACGCGGCCCTGAAGACGGTGTTCTCCGTCAGCGATGACGCCGTCAGGCGCGACATGTTGACGGCCAGGATCCTCCCGGACACGACGGGAGTTCTCCACCGACTGAACGCGACCAGCACCCTCTATCTGCGGGGGAACCTGCTCAGCTCGGCGGCCGGCCTCGCGCTTCTGCGTCCTTCTCTCCTGGCGCTCGGTAAGGTCGCCGAACGGCTGGAGGCCATCGGCTTCAAGGACGTTGAGCCCCAGGAGGAACTGCGGAAGCTGGCAACGGCGGCGGCCCGGAAGTGGTCGGCCACCGAATGGACCGCCTTCTGGGGGTTGGTGGAGGAGGTCACGGTCACCGAGGCCGAGAAGATCCTCGTGGACCACGTCGCGGCAGGCGCGCCCCTGAAGGTCCGCTCGGCAGGTGGTCGCTGGCAGGACGTGGGAACCGTCGTCGTCCCAGGCCTGGTGGAGCCGATGGACTCATCCCTTGCCCTCGATGTCGAGTTCCACGAGTTCCACCTCAGCCTGCTGAAGTCTCTCGGCACCGCGGTTCGGCCCGTCGTCTCCCGGGCGAACTCGCAGGACATGACATTGCTCGAGTACCTGCGGATTCAGCGTTCTGCAGCGCTGGACGGTCTTCCGCCGCGCGGGAGGCCCGAGGCATCGGCACTCCACTTCCAAGAACCCGCCGCACTCGGGCCCCTGCACGTCCTCCGGCGCTTCGGCGATACGGGGGACGTCGCTTCACAGGTCGTGTGGACCACGGAGCTGCTCGAGGCGCAGGCGCCGAGCCGCTGGCACTTGGGCCACATTAACCCCCGGGTGTTTGAGCCTCGGTCGGTTCTCGCGCCGCATCTGTGGGCAGCCGAGAGGTACGGGCTCCTCGAGTCGTCGTGGGGACCCCGACCGCCTGCCGGATGCCTGAGTCATGAGCTCACCCGATACGCGTCTCTGCTGCCGGTTGCCACGCGCTCCTCCTCCTCCCAGGTGCGGACCATCAGCTCTTTGAACGAGGTGCCACTGGACCTGTGGCGCGAGTTCCTCGGCAGGACGAGCCAGAGCGATGACGCGTGGTTGTTGGGCGACCTACTGGTCGAGGCGTGCCGCCGACTGCCGACTGAGGAGTCGCCGGTCGCTCTTCCCCACGTTGGCGGGGACCTCAGACTCGTACCCACGCGTGAGCTTCTGCTCGCCAGGACGGAGGAGGAGCAGCGCGCCCTCTCAGCGCGCGGCCTGCCCCATGTGGGCATGAGGAGCGATGAGGCGGAGACCCTGCTGACGGGGCGGTGGGGGTGCACCGTCGCATCCACGGTCCTGCGTGTCGAGATCGCAACGGAGACGCCTGGTGAGCCGATCGTCCTGCTCGACCGATTCCGCGGCCTTCGTGCGCTCGCAGGCGGTCAGCTGGACGGTGTGGAGCTGATCGAGTGCTCCGACTTGGCTCGGCAGGTGACAGGGCCCGACGGTCTGCACTCCCAGGCTGCGGACTTCGCCCGGCGTGGGAAGACGGTGTTCTACGTCAGCACCGTGCATGACGACGAGCTGTTGGGACGACTGTCGGACGAGTTCGGCCTTGATTTGACCGCCACGGTCATCCAGCGCGTCCTCGATGATGCTCAGGACGAGCAGGTCAACGGTCGGATGGCGGCCTGTCGGGCCGCCATCACACCTTCCCGCAAGCTCCTCGCACTCCTCCCGGGGCCGGTCCTGGAGTCCCTCCTTCCGTCGGGCCTGCTGGTCACGGTGCGGAGGATCGGGGAGGACACTGGCCCTGAGCAGGTCGCAGAACTGTTGCTGCACGTACACGGCTACAACGTCCTCTCCGAGTTGCGTCATGTCCTGGAGTCGGCGGGCTATCCCGTGCCCGACCGATGGGCCGGGTCGTCGCCGGCGGTCGCCTTCGTCCGTCGTCTCGGCTTTCCGAGCGAGTACGCCGGCATCCGGGGCGCCTCCTTGGATCCCGACCTCACGGTCTTCGGTCCGCCCCGACTCGACCCCCTCCACGGATATCAGGCCGAGCTGGCCGACCAGATCCGGGACCTCGTGAGCGCAACTGCCTCACCGGATCGCGCGATGCTCTTCCTGCCCACAGGCGCAGGGAAGACCCGCGTCACCGTCGAAGCGTTGACCAAGGCGTTCATCGAGGACGGCTTTCAGGGACCGCTCCTGTGGATTGCGCAGACGGAGGAACTCTGTGAGCAAGCGGTCCAAACCTGGAGTCTCGTGTGGCGCGAGTTCGGTGATCGGCCGCTACGCGTGTGCAGGCTCTGGAGCACCAACGAGGTGGCCAGGAGTGATGAGGCACTGACCGTCGTGGTCGCGACCGACGCGAAGTTGGACAAGCTGAACCGCGATGAGTACGACTGGCTTCGGCAATCGGCGGCGGTTGTTATCGATGAGGCGCACACGGCCACAGGGGCAGGGATCACTGAGACCCTGGCGTGGCTCGGTATCGAGCAGGGGAAGACCGCCCGCCCGCTGCTCGGCCTGACGGCCACCCCCTTCAAGGGGACCGGTACGGAGGCGAACAAGCGCCTGGCAGTTCGCTTCGGGAAACGCCAACTGGACGTTCTGGGCGACGACCCGTATGGCGAGTTGCAGCGCCTCGGCGTTCTCGCCGAGATCGAACACGAGGTTCTCGATGGGGTCTCGATCACCCTCAAGTCTGGTGAAGCGAAGCAGGTCGAGACCTTCGGAGCGATCCCTCAGGCGGTCCTGGAGCGTGTGGGGCAGGACGAAGAACGGACGCGACGTCTGCTCGACCACATCACGGGACTGCCCGATGACTGGCCGGTTCTCGTGTTCACAGCGTCCGTCCTCTCATCGCAGACGCTCGCAGCACTGCTGCGGGTACGGGGGATCGAAGCAGCTTCGGTGAGCGGTACGACGCGCATGTACGACCGCCGTCGGAGCATCGACGCATTCCGGAAGGGGGACATCAAGGTCCTGACCAACTGCAACGTCCTGACTCAGGGCTTCGACGCCCCGGCTGTGCGCGCCCTGTACATCGCCAGGCCGACGTTCAGCCCTAATGCCTACATTCAGATGGTCGGCCGCGGGCTCCGCGGCCCGGCCAATGGCGGCAAGGAGAAGTGTCGGATTGTCAACGTTGCCGACACCTTCGACCAGTTCGGTGACAAGCTGGCGTACAAGGAGTTCGACTACCTCTGGCGCAAGCAGGGTGGGAGGCTCCGATGA
- a CDS encoding VOC family protein, with protein MKLELVPIPVADVDRAKAFYADQLGFTVDLDLRPGDGFRFVQVTPPGSACSVGFGTGLPVYATPPGPVSGLHLVVADIEQARAELVGRGVEVSDVVDVGGGVLYAALSDPDGNGWALQQIPADRSTAQSQVWRRPALRTDDTAAP; from the coding sequence ATGAAGCTGGAGCTCGTGCCGATCCCGGTTGCCGACGTCGACCGGGCCAAGGCGTTCTACGCCGACCAGCTCGGGTTCACCGTCGACCTCGACCTGCGCCCGGGTGACGGGTTCCGCTTCGTGCAGGTGACCCCGCCGGGCTCGGCCTGCTCGGTCGGCTTCGGCACTGGGCTGCCGGTGTACGCGACTCCGCCCGGTCCGGTCAGCGGGCTGCACCTGGTCGTCGCCGACATCGAGCAGGCCCGCGCCGAGCTGGTCGGCCGTGGCGTGGAGGTCAGCGACGTCGTCGACGTCGGCGGCGGGGTGCTGTACGCCGCGTTGTCGGACCCCGACGGCAATGGGTGGGCGCTGCAGCAGATCCCCGCTGACCGATCTACGGCCCAGTCCCAGGTGTGGCGGAGGCCCGCCCTCCGGACCGACGACACGGCGGCGCCGTGA
- a CDS encoding DNA cytosine methyltransferase, whose translation MLAPSFQMLDLFAGCGGLTRGFLDEGHFRVAAAVERDVSAAATYAVNFDTAGQHTFAGDIAAFVDVPPADVVVGGPPCQGFSALGRRDPADVRNQLWREFVRVVRESGAQMFVFENVDRFARTPEFQLLRRAADEGGELSDFRSQVFRLNAADFGAPQKRVRTVVVGSRIGPVVDPVMTHGKNPGAGLEAWRSLRQAFLEGPVVLEPDVRDVWLPESAIDFQGVPVAGPFKLRDLHVTRHYDVLSEIRYAHIAPGQGRFQLPEELQYPCWRRHSSGAGDVLGRLRWDQPSVTIRTEFFRPEKGRFLHPQWENGGLQVNRALTHAEAAVVQGFDERHLWCGSKAAIARQIGNAVPPPLAAAVAAAVAGRLNA comes from the coding sequence GTGCTGGCGCCGAGTTTTCAGATGCTAGATCTCTTCGCCGGCTGCGGGGGGCTCACGCGGGGGTTCCTGGATGAGGGGCACTTCCGCGTGGCTGCCGCCGTGGAGCGGGATGTGTCGGCTGCGGCGACTTATGCGGTGAACTTCGACACCGCGGGCCAGCACACCTTCGCCGGCGACATAGCGGCCTTCGTCGACGTGCCACCGGCGGACGTCGTTGTCGGCGGGCCTCCCTGTCAAGGCTTCTCGGCGCTCGGCCGGCGGGACCCTGCCGACGTGCGAAATCAGCTGTGGCGCGAGTTCGTCAGGGTCGTACGCGAGTCTGGCGCGCAGATGTTCGTGTTCGAGAACGTCGACCGGTTTGCTCGCACGCCCGAGTTCCAGCTCCTGCGACGAGCAGCTGATGAAGGCGGGGAGCTGTCTGACTTCCGTTCACAGGTGTTCCGGCTCAACGCCGCAGATTTCGGGGCACCTCAGAAGCGTGTCCGGACGGTCGTGGTCGGTTCGCGAATCGGTCCGGTGGTAGATCCCGTGATGACGCACGGTAAGAATCCAGGCGCCGGCCTCGAAGCTTGGCGCAGCCTGCGCCAAGCCTTCTTGGAGGGGCCTGTGGTGTTGGAGCCCGACGTTCGCGACGTCTGGCTTCCCGAGAGCGCCATCGACTTTCAAGGCGTGCCGGTCGCGGGACCGTTCAAGCTTCGCGACCTGCACGTCACGCGGCACTATGACGTGCTCTCGGAGATCCGTTATGCACACATCGCGCCTGGGCAAGGTCGCTTCCAGCTCCCCGAGGAGCTCCAATACCCGTGCTGGCGGCGCCACTCAAGCGGCGCGGGAGACGTCTTGGGTCGTCTGCGCTGGGATCAACCGTCGGTGACCATCCGCACCGAGTTCTTCCGACCGGAGAAGGGGCGCTTCCTGCACCCGCAGTGGGAAAACGGTGGCCTTCAAGTGAACCGTGCCCTCACGCATGCCGAGGCGGCTGTCGTTCAGGGCTTCGATGAGCGTCACCTGTGGTGCGGATCCAAGGCTGCCATCGCCCGCCAGATCGGTAATGCTGTTCCGCCCCCGCTCGCTGCGGCTGTGGCGGCGGCTGTCGCTGGTCGGCTCAACGCCTGA
- a CDS encoding amino acid permease — translation MTSAKNGVTYAAADEGYFEKRGLGRTAGFWGLWGMGVAAVISGDFSGWNVGVLGAGWGGFLVACVIVTAMYLAMIASISEMSAAMPHTGGAYSFARAAMGPWGGFITGLAETIEYVATTGVVVYFSATYADGITDELFGLSMPAWIWWVILYAVFLAVNVSGAELSFKVATVVAVLSLGVIAVFGVMALFSGALDFGSLFDIEPDPGNSTFLPHGWWQVVLALPFAMWLFLGIEELPLTAEEAHTPARDIPRAGMCGMFTLIASGAVVIVLNPAVTGSAAIGESGEPLLDGFRAILPNSDVAAVLSAFALIGLLASLQGIMYAYGRNIYSLSRAGYYPKALSVTGTRKTPWAALLVGAVIGFVALLGVQFGGDAAGSIVLNIAVWGAVIAYVLQMVSYVLLRRKYPNAERPYKSPVGVPGAVFAGVIATLIFIGVMTNEDYRPAIVAILVVFLLGLIGFARFGRHRLVLSPEEEYAMTGGLHGAVAETGEPVSTPMT, via the coding sequence ATGACCAGTGCCAAGAACGGCGTCACCTACGCCGCCGCGGACGAGGGCTACTTCGAGAAGCGCGGCCTCGGCCGCACCGCCGGGTTCTGGGGACTGTGGGGGATGGGCGTCGCCGCCGTCATCTCCGGTGACTTCTCCGGCTGGAACGTCGGCGTCCTGGGTGCCGGGTGGGGCGGGTTCCTCGTCGCCTGCGTCATCGTCACGGCGATGTACCTGGCGATGATCGCCAGCATCAGCGAGATGTCGGCCGCGATGCCGCACACCGGCGGCGCCTACTCCTTCGCCCGCGCCGCGATGGGGCCGTGGGGCGGGTTCATCACCGGCCTGGCCGAGACCATCGAGTACGTCGCCACCACCGGCGTCGTCGTCTACTTCTCCGCCACCTACGCCGACGGCATCACCGACGAGCTCTTCGGGCTGTCGATGCCCGCGTGGATCTGGTGGGTGATCCTCTACGCCGTCTTCCTCGCGGTGAACGTCTCCGGCGCCGAGCTGTCGTTCAAGGTCGCCACCGTCGTCGCCGTCCTGTCCCTCGGCGTGATCGCCGTCTTCGGCGTGATGGCGCTGTTCTCCGGGGCGCTGGACTTCGGCAGCCTCTTCGACATCGAGCCCGACCCGGGCAACTCCACCTTCCTGCCGCACGGCTGGTGGCAGGTCGTGCTCGCGCTGCCGTTCGCGATGTGGCTGTTCCTCGGCATCGAGGAGCTGCCGCTCACCGCCGAGGAGGCGCACACCCCGGCCCGCGACATCCCCAGGGCCGGCATGTGCGGGATGTTCACCCTCATCGCCAGCGGCGCCGTCGTCATCGTGCTCAACCCCGCCGTCACCGGGTCGGCCGCGATCGGGGAGTCCGGGGAGCCGCTGCTCGACGGGTTTCGCGCGATCCTGCCCAACAGCGACGTCGCGGCCGTCCTGTCGGCCTTCGCGCTGATCGGGCTGCTCGCCTCGCTGCAGGGGATCATGTACGCCTACGGCCGCAACATCTACTCGCTCTCCCGCGCCGGCTACTACCCCAAGGCGCTGTCGGTCACCGGCACCCGCAAGACCCCGTGGGCGGCCCTGCTCGTCGGCGCCGTCATCGGCTTCGTGGCCCTGCTCGGTGTCCAGTTCGGTGGGGACGCCGCGGGCAGCATCGTGCTCAACATCGCCGTCTGGGGCGCGGTCATCGCCTACGTGCTGCAGATGGTCAGCTACGTGCTCCTGCGCCGGAAGTACCCGAACGCCGAGCGGCCGTACAAGAGCCCGGTCGGCGTCCCGGGGGCGGTGTTCGCCGGGGTCATCGCGACGCTGATCTTCATCGGGGTCATGACCAACGAGGACTACCGACCGGCGATCGTCGCCATCCTCGTCGTCTTCCTGCTCGGGCTGATCGGATTCGCGCGCTTCGGGCGGCACCGGCTCGTGCTGAGCCCGGAGGAGGAGTACGCGATGACCGGCGGCCTGCACGGTGCGGTCGCCGAGACCGGCGAGCCCGTGAGCACGCCGATGACCTGA
- a CDS encoding HD domain-containing protein, translating into MTAAALEARKTTGAGPLTERFDEALAYASRHHREQLRKGSRVPYMSHLMSVSAIILEHGGSEDQAIAGLLHDTVEDAPDGEGPRVLAEIREQFGEPVAAIVEACSDGLDAAGNRSGTWAERKMPYVEGLLDPAKKSNEALLVTAADKIHNGSRIAADLRKFGPEFWSTFNAGADQLLWYYRSVDAAVSDRLPGSTIAEALHRVVADLVTSAEFDPVPAAPTNHSPRVKDAP; encoded by the coding sequence ATGACGGCTGCCGCACTCGAGGCACGCAAGACGACGGGCGCCGGGCCGCTGACCGAGCGGTTCGACGAAGCGCTGGCATACGCCTCGCGGCACCACCGGGAGCAGCTGCGCAAGGGATCGCGGGTGCCGTACATGTCGCACCTGATGAGCGTCAGCGCGATCATCCTGGAGCACGGCGGAAGCGAGGACCAGGCGATCGCCGGCCTGCTGCACGACACCGTCGAGGACGCACCTGACGGCGAGGGCCCGCGCGTGCTGGCAGAGATCCGCGAACAGTTCGGCGAGCCGGTGGCCGCCATCGTCGAAGCGTGCTCGGACGGACTCGACGCGGCCGGCAACCGGAGTGGTACCTGGGCGGAGCGCAAGATGCCGTACGTCGAGGGCCTGCTCGACCCGGCGAAGAAGTCGAACGAGGCACTGCTCGTGACGGCCGCCGACAAGATCCACAACGGATCGCGGATCGCCGCCGACCTGCGCAAGTTCGGCCCGGAGTTCTGGTCGACCTTCAACGCCGGCGCGGACCAGTTGCTCTGGTACTACAGGAGCGTCGACGCCGCGGTGTCCGATCGGCTGCCCGGCAGCACCATCGCCGAAGCGCTCCACCGCGTGGTCGCTGATCTCGTGACTTCGGCGGAATTCGACCCGGTGCCAGCCGCCCCGACCAACCACTCGCCCCGGGTGAAAGACGCACCGTGA